A window of the Juglans microcarpa x Juglans regia isolate MS1-56 chromosome 5D, Jm3101_v1.0, whole genome shotgun sequence genome harbors these coding sequences:
- the LOC121265589 gene encoding F-box/kelch-repeat protein At1g30090: MQRVRLSSQQAPVHRLGDSQLTLSPKFRLAVIQSSLLNPSADLDSTLKGQPLIPGLPDDVSLNCLLRLPVQSHAACKVVCKRWHLLLGSKDRFFTHRKELGFKDPWLFVLAFHKCTGKIQWQVLDLTQFSWHPIPKMPCKDKVCPHGFRCVAIPHEGNLFVCGGMVSDVDCPLDLVLKYEMQKNRWTVMNQMITARSFFASGVIDGMIYVAGGNSTDLFELDSAEVMDPIKGSWHSIASMGANMASYDAAVLNGKLLVTEGWLWPFYVSPRGQVYDPRTNNWESMAVGLREGWTGSSVVVYDHLFVVSELERMKLKVYDSDTDSWETLEGPPLPAQICKPFAVNAFDCRIYVVGRNLHVAVGNISRLSQKGTCSKKWRFCVQWQVVEAPESFSDLTPSSSQVLFA; the protein is encoded by the coding sequence ATGCAACGGGTTCGGTTGTCTTCCCAACAGGCGCCTGTACACAGGCTGGGGGATTCTCAATTAACATTATCCCCAAAATTTAGGTTAGCAGTAATCCAATCTTCTTTGTTAAATCCTTCAGCAGATTTAGACTCAACTCTCAAGGGACAACCCCTCATTCCGGGCCTTCCTGATGATGTTTCCCTCAACTGTCTTCTCCGGCTTCCAGTCCAGAGCCATGCAGCCTGCAAAGTTGTGTGCAAGCGATGGCATCTACTGCTTGGTAGTAAAGACCGATTTTTCACACATAGAAAGGAATTAGGCTTCAAAGACCCTTGGCTCTTTGTCCTTGCTTTCCACAAGTGCACTGGAAAGATTCAGTGGCAGGTTCTTGATCTCACTCAATTCTCTTGGCACCCTATCCCAAAAATGCCTTGCAAGGACAAGGTTTGTCCCCATGGATTTAGGTGTGTTGCCATCCCCCATGAGGGCAATCTTTTTGTTTGTGGGGGTATGGTCTCTGATGTAGATTGCCCCCTTGACTTGGTCCTGAAATATGAGATGCAGAAGAATCGTTGGACTGTGATGAATCAGATGATCACTGCTAGATCATTTTTTGCAAGCGGGGTGATCGATGGAATGATTTATGTGGCTGGAGGAAACAGCACAGATCTCTTTGAGCTTGACTCAGCTGAGGTTATGGATCCTATTAAGGGGAGTTGGCATTCCATTGCAAGCATGGGAGCAAATATGGCCTCTTATGATGCAGCAGTTCTGAATGGCAAACTTCTTGTGACGGAAGGCTGGCTATGGCCTTTCTATGTCTCTCCCAGGGGTCAGGTTTATGACCCTAGAACGAATAATTGGGAGAGCATGGCTGTTGGGCTGAGAGAAGGCTGGACAGGTTCAAGTGTGGTTGTTTATGATCACTTGTTTGTGGTTTCAGAGCTTGAAAGGATGAAGCTAAAGGTTTATGATTCAGATACTGATTCCTGGGAAACACTTGAAGGGCCTCCTTTACCAGCGCAAATATGCAAACCTTTTGCAGTGAATGCATTTGATTGCAGAATCTATGTTGTGGGTAGGAACCTTCATGTTGCTGTGGGTAATATCTCAAGGCTCAGCCAAAAAGGCACTTGCAGTAAAAAATGGAGGTTCTGTGTTCAATGGCAGGTTGTGGAGGCACCAGAAAGCTTCTCTGACTTGACACCTTCAAGCTCTCAGGTTTTGTTTGCGTAG
- the LOC121265685 gene encoding uncharacterized protein LOC121265685 translates to MEKVGPVAYRIALPEHFGRIHDVFHVSSLKKSFGQQEPRFVDPESIQLWSDLTYEVIPTQILDKKEQQLRSKSIPLVMVSWGDPLAQNFSWEREADMRKFYPYLFG, encoded by the coding sequence aTGGAGAAGGTTGGACCAGTTGCTTATCGTATTGCTCTGCCAGAACATTTTGGTAGaattcatgatgttttccacGTGTCGTCTTTAAAGAAGAGCTTTGGTCAGCAGGAGCCACGTTTCGTTGATCCAGAGAGCATTCAACTCTGGTCTGATCTCACTTATGAAGTTATTCCAACTCAGATCCTTGACAAGAAGGAGCAACAATTAAGATCCAAGTCGATACCTCTAGTTATGGTATCTTGGGGAGATCCATTAGCCCAGAATTTTTCGTGGGAAAGAGAGGCAGACATGAGAAAGTTCTACCCTTACTTGTTCGGgtag
- the LOC121265684 gene encoding uncharacterized protein LOC121265684 — protein sequence MDQSGIPHPKPEIDLSHSDGNLAMAKALTRMTEFLQQNFPPQREQQNGCPYERFLAHRTPTFSGQKDPLHAGRWISDLGKTFEICECTETQRVLNASYLLQGDVTAWWGTKRELLEMELGSIAAVSWPLFKKEFNDRFFPNTMRKQKAREFNNLVQGVLTVEQYARKFIELGKFATHLIATKEMRIERFQEGLRWEIRRQVACLQILTFQQLVEVASIAKREFIDPVATPIGQKRRVFGEGSSSGSAPKFISRTGARPQMATGIRMGGPAPVCGKCNRSHVGECHMSGIQCFRCRQTGHLACSCPTMMQANRGGYRGGRTTPRPTVQARVYAVTPGEVDDEAQETQNARVITGRVRLYDYYACTLFDSGASQSFISATFARMCNLVFKPLSQSLVVKLPNGETVWCSKVTLGCPLVLNGMTLKADLIRFKLLEFDIILGMDWLYQYFASINCHSRIVSFQLPGDKYLEFAGSKIKAKPAVISAIQASRDLANGADAYLVHVVSALSERKSVADIPIVMEFSDVFVDDLPGLPPVRELEFAIDLESGVAPVHKAPYRMAPAELKELKSQLQELVDKGFIQPTNAPAAFMDMMNRVFQPYLDSFVIVFIDDILVYSRKPEEHASHLRLVLGKLRDHQLFANLNKCEFWLKEIKFLGHVMSRDGVAVDPSKVEAVLAWPHPSMVHEIRSFLGLAGYYRRFVEGFARLSGPLTTLTRKNVEFVWSDKCEKSFQELKKRLTTAPVFALPEPHKPYVVFSDASKFGLGCVLMQEGRVVAYASRQLKDHEKNYPTHDLELAAVVFALKIWRFYLYGETCEIYTDHKSLKHLFSQKKLNMRQRRWLELISDYQCEIKYHPGKANLVADALSQKSYSVDEVESSGLDSLLSGIRRLLTLSSQQEEVLTSILDIRVLDFEELKTLQEHDSKLLDIKERVKKSQGPAHFSLSRDDILLFRNRRGIPTDSEFKERILTEAHAAPYSVHPGRDEESGSNYKRQDGSCAESSEELFGHEEKRFII from the exons ATGGACCAATCAGGAATACCGCATCCGAAACCTGAGATTGACTTGTCTCACTCTGATGGGAATCTCGCCATGGCTAAAGCTTTAACCcgtatgacagaatttcttcagcagaattttccgCCGCAAAGGGAGCAACAGAACGGTTGTCCGTACGAACGCTTTTTAGCTCATAGGACCCCTACTTTTTCTGGGCAAAAGGATCCACTTCATGCTGGAAGGTGGATTAGTGATCTCGGAAAGACATTTGAGATATGTGAGTGTACTGAAACTCAAAGGGTGTTAAACGCAAGTTACCTGTTGCAAGGTGACGTGACTGCTTGGTGGGGAACCAAACGGGAGCTTCTGGAAATGGAGTTAGGATCTATTGCAGCGGTATCTTGGCCGCTGTTTAAAAAGGAATTCAATGATCGTTTCTTCCCGAATACTATGAGGAAACAAAAGGCACGAGAGTTTAACAATTTAGTACAAGGGGTGTTGACGGTCGAGCAGTATGCCCGGAAGTTTATAGAACTCGGGAAGTTTGCTACACATTTGATTGCTACGAAAGAGATGCGGATCGAGCGATTTCAGGAGGGTCTACGGTGGGAGATTCGTAGACAGGTTGCTTGCTTGCAAATTCTGACTTTTCAGCAATTAGTAGAGGTTGCTTCGATTGCAAAGCGGGAGTTTATTGATCCTGTTGCTACACCAATTGGGCAAAAGAGAAGAGTTTTTGGGGAAGGAAGTAGTTCGGGGTCTGCACCTAAGTTTATTTCCAGGACTGGGGCCCGACCGCAGATGGCCACCGGAATACGAATGGGAGGTCCAGCGCCAGTATGTGGCAAATGCAATAGGTCGCATGTCGGCGAGTGCCACATGTCTGGGATTCAGTGTTTCAGATGCAGGCAAACAGGGCATCTTGCTTGCAGCTGCCCTACCATGATGCAGGCGAATCGAGGCGGTTACCGTGGTGGGAGGACTACTCCAAGACCAACTGTTCAAGCTAGGGTCTACGCAGTGACACCTGGTGAGGTAGATGATGAAGCTCAGGAAACCCAAAATGCTAGAGTCATCACAG GTAGAGTTCGACTATATGATTATTATGCTTGCACtttatttgactcgggagcaTCTCAGTCATTCATTTCTGCCACCTTTGCTCGGATGTGCAACCTAGTTTTTAAACCTTTATCACAGTCTTTGGTAGTGAAGTTACCAAATGGGGAAACTGTGTGGTGTTCGAAGGTTACCTTAGGTTGTCCTCTGGTTTTAAATGGAATGACTCTTAAGGCAGATTTGATAAGGTTTAAATTACTTGAGTTTGACATTATtctaggaatggattggttatatCAGTATTTCGCCAGCATTAATTGTCATAGTAGGATTGTTAGTTTCCAACTACCTGGGGATAAGTATTTAGAGTTTGCAGGAAGTAAGATAAAGGCGAAacctgcagttatatctgcCATTCAAGCAAGCAGGGACTTAGCTAATGGGGCGGATGCCTATTTGGTTCATGTGGTATCTGCACTTTCGGAGAGGAAATCTGTAGCAGATATTCCGATTGTGATGGAATTCTCTGATGTATTTGTGGATGATTTGCCCGGCTTGCCACCTGTTCGTGAATTGGAGTTCGCCATTGATCTAGAATCCGGTGTGGCACCTGTTCATAAGGCTCCGTACCGAATGGCGCCAGCAGAGTTAAAAGAGCTGAAGAGTCAATTACAGGAATTGGTAGATAAAgggtttattcagccta CAAATGCCCCTGCAgcatttatggatatgatgaatagagtattcCAACCCTATCTAGATTCCTTTGTGatagtctttattgatgatattttggtttattctcGAAAACCAGAAGAGCACGCCAGCCATCTTCGATTGGTTTTGGGTAAGTTAAGAGATCATCAACTCTTTGCAAATCTGAACAAGTGCGAATTTTGGTTGAAGGAgattaaatttcttggtcatgttATGTCCCGGGATGGAGTAGCAGTTGATCCTAGTAAGGTCGAAGCTGTATTGGCATGGCCACATCCTTCAATGGTGCACGAAATTCGAAGTTTTTTAGGACTTGCTGGTTATTATCGCAGGTTTGTGGAAGGCTTTGCTCGATTGTCTGGACCTCTCACTACTCTTACCAGGaaaaatgttgagtttgttTGGTCAGACAAATGCGAGAAGAGTTTTCAGGAGCTGAAAAAGAGGTTAACTACAGCACCTGTTTTTGCACTTCCGGAACCTCATAAGCCGTATGTAGTTTTTAgtgatgcttccaaatttggtttGGGATGTGTGCTTATGCAGGAGGGAAGAGTTGTGGCATATGCATCCCGCCAATTGAAAgatcatgagaagaattatcccaCACACGACTTGGAGTTAGCAGCTGTGGTTTTCGCTCTCAAAATTTGGCGATTCTATTTATATGGCGAGACTTGTGAAATTTACACTGATCATAAGAGCCTTAAACATCTTTTCTCGCAGAAAAAACTTAAcatgagacagaggagatggTTAGAGTTAATCAGTGATTAccagtgtgagattaagtatcaCCCAGGGAAAGCAAACCTGGTTGCAGATGCACTAAGTCAGAAGTCTTATTCAGTTGATGAGGTTGAGTCATCAGGGTTAGACTCTCTTCTTTCTGGTATAAGGAGACTTCTTACTCTTAGTTCTCAACAGGAAGAGGTGTTGACTTCAATTCTTGATATCCgagttcttgattttgaggagtTGAAGACTCTACAAGAACATGACTCTAAGTTGTTAGATATTAAAGAAAGAGTCAAGAAGTCACAAGGACCCGCGCATTTCAGCCTAAGCAGAGATGACATTCTTTTATTCCGTAATCGTAGGGGGATTCctacagattcagaatttaaagaaagaatcttgACTGAGGCCCATGCAGCGCCTTATTCAGTTCACCCTGGAA GAGATGAAGAATCAGGTTCAAATTATAAGAGACAAGATGGCAGCTGCGCAGAGTCGTCAGAAGAGCTATTCGGACACGAGGAgaagagatttattatttga